From a region of the bacterium genome:
- a CDS encoding carbohydrate binding domain-containing protein, translating into MARCLRVTIAFLMAALSLLGCQLPPAAAPGPSNTARALVGASLFTGRLVLDDSYAAQANVSQVRVNATVTLLDPATLQAKGTGITAPDGTFTVQALGAFTPAVGGLYLLESSKTLAGAGSPVFRLRTLVQFTASGWTSVSGTAIQLSSMTTAVGLLWDHLGLAASDVIGKVSYETTTGTPRASALGAGASEALVRQVEALVQEALLGDMDPVQFVRPGPGGVWRLGMGDRSRNLLVNPGFEDAALREWFFHNPVAAATYSIETGVVHEGKQALRFTANAAGDMWLGQGYAGGFLLSKGLGLEAGKTYTYSLYARGASGGERLQFQVNPQTDALTRFNSPNFVLTQQWRRYSFSFTATGSTPRAIALFRPGSVAGEVTFPATVYVDALQLEEGGGATDYAPQGQRVIQGFSNADERVGTTLASGRVGTGVVVDLGTNLAPNSSFELDGDADGVPDGMLLSGSNGGQFALDPNVYRFGARSLRVTKASANEDYVHYMLNQTFRAGRTYTFSVWVKGQGITGSPDGIDFGIYLDPYLASGPLSVPDIINSCPAPVGTFGWTRISVTKTFVNTCTTAKVIPILRRRTGTAWFDGFQVEEADYPTPYGGDGTGPDTLAFDANRYLNRSQGTAAFWYRPAYHWGERPTMVFGVTRADNGDDVFNLDTYRAADGTPQLRLQLHSGTAWNVATYRPTTTTPWRADTWHHLATSWGPRGMELYLDGEKVATHPYAGPIFNSPLGRLLFSGTSSNFTACALGTLDGLQVWDVQQSPEWVKKDFLGLVQ; encoded by the coding sequence ATGGCCCGTTGCTTGCGCGTGACGATCGCCTTTCTGATGGCTGCCCTGAGCTTGCTCGGCTGCCAGCTGCCACCGGCCGCGGCGCCAGGCCCCTCGAATACAGCACGCGCGCTCGTGGGGGCTTCCCTCTTCACGGGGCGGCTGGTGCTCGACGACTCGTACGCCGCCCAGGCCAACGTCAGCCAGGTGCGGGTCAACGCCACCGTCACCCTCCTCGATCCGGCGACCCTTCAGGCCAAGGGCACCGGGATCACCGCGCCGGACGGGACCTTCACCGTTCAGGCCCTCGGCGCCTTCACCCCGGCCGTGGGCGGGCTTTACCTGCTCGAATCCTCCAAGACCCTCGCCGGAGCCGGTAGCCCGGTCTTCCGCTTGAGGACCCTGGTGCAGTTCACCGCGAGTGGCTGGACCAGCGTCAGCGGGACGGCCATCCAGCTCTCGAGCATGACCACGGCGGTCGGCCTCCTCTGGGACCACCTGGGCCTGGCGGCGAGCGACGTGATCGGCAAGGTGAGCTACGAGACCACCACCGGGACCCCTCGTGCCTCGGCCCTCGGCGCAGGGGCCTCCGAGGCCCTGGTGCGTCAGGTCGAGGCCCTGGTCCAAGAGGCCCTGCTTGGCGACATGGACCCGGTCCAGTTCGTGAGACCCGGTCCGGGCGGGGTCTGGCGCCTTGGGATGGGCGATCGCAGCCGCAACTTGCTCGTGAATCCGGGCTTCGAGGACGCTGCGCTGCGTGAGTGGTTCTTCCACAACCCGGTCGCCGCGGCCACCTATTCGATCGAGACGGGCGTCGTCCATGAGGGGAAGCAGGCGCTACGCTTCACCGCCAACGCCGCGGGGGACATGTGGCTCGGCCAGGGCTACGCGGGCGGGTTCCTGCTCAGCAAGGGGCTTGGCCTGGAGGCCGGCAAGACCTACACCTACTCGCTCTACGCCCGCGGGGCCAGCGGCGGGGAGCGTCTGCAGTTCCAGGTGAACCCGCAGACGGATGCCTTGACGCGCTTCAACAGCCCGAACTTCGTGCTCACCCAGCAGTGGCGGCGCTACTCCTTCAGCTTCACCGCGACGGGTTCGACCCCGCGGGCGATCGCCCTGTTCCGGCCGGGCAGCGTCGCAGGCGAGGTCACCTTCCCCGCGACGGTCTACGTGGATGCCCTCCAACTCGAGGAGGGAGGCGGGGCCACCGACTACGCGCCGCAAGGCCAGCGCGTGATCCAGGGCTTCTCGAACGCGGACGAGCGCGTCGGGACCACCCTGGCCTCGGGCCGCGTGGGAACCGGGGTGGTCGTGGATTTGGGGACCAACCTCGCCCCCAACTCCAGCTTCGAGCTGGACGGCGATGCCGACGGGGTGCCAGACGGGATGCTCTTGAGCGGGAGCAACGGAGGCCAGTTCGCGCTCGATCCCAACGTGTACCGCTTCGGGGCGCGATCGCTGCGGGTCACCAAGGCGAGCGCCAACGAGGATTACGTCCACTACATGCTGAATCAGACCTTCCGCGCGGGCCGTACCTATACCTTCTCGGTCTGGGTGAAGGGCCAGGGGATCACCGGCAGCCCGGACGGGATCGACTTCGGCATCTACCTGGATCCCTACCTGGCGAGCGGTCCGCTCTCGGTCCCGGACATCATCAACTCCTGCCCGGCGCCGGTGGGGACCTTCGGCTGGACGCGGATCAGCGTCACCAAGACCTTCGTCAACACCTGTACAACGGCCAAGGTCATCCCGATCCTGCGCCGCCGCACCGGCACCGCCTGGTTCGACGGCTTCCAGGTCGAGGAGGCGGACTACCCCACCCCCTACGGGGGCGACGGCACCGGGCCCGACACCCTCGCCTTCGACGCCAATCGCTACCTCAACCGCTCGCAAGGGACCGCGGCCTTCTGGTACCGGCCCGCCTACCACTGGGGCGAGCGCCCGACCATGGTCTTCGGCGTGACGCGGGCGGACAACGGCGACGACGTCTTCAACCTGGATACCTATCGGGCCGCGGACGGTACCCCCCAGCTGCGGCTCCAGCTCCACAGCGGCACCGCCTGGAATGTTGCGACCTATCGGCCGACCACGACGACGCCCTGGCGCGCGGATACATGGCACCACCTGGCGACGAGCTGGGGGCCGCGCGGCATGGAGCTGTACCTGGATGGGGAGAAGGTGGCGACTCACCCTTACGCAGGCCCTATCTTCAACAGCCCACTCGGGCGCCTGCTCTTCTCGGGCACGTCTAGCAACTTCACGGCCTGCGCCCTGGGCACCCTCGATGGGCTCCAGGTCTGGGACGTGCAGCAGAGTCCCGAGTGGGTCAAGAAGGACTTCCTGGGCCTCGTCCAGTGA
- a CDS encoding tyrosine-protein phosphatase yields MKLRHWTQGLLTAAMAVSLVGCGMASPQQGGALSGASSNRVVAESVPSAAALERLAAASPDRLIDNAPLEPGAEGIWPKPPAEDLGNLGKLEPNLWRGARPTEKGMDMLLAMGCKTIVNFENDKKVVAQEKAWAEARGIKFVSIPLSIITPPKLENINKFLTLANDPSARPLYFHCMQGRDRTGTAAFAYRISHDGWSYDKAYEEMKAYKFHTYLLGLRGFLVWYAKTQAPAAALAQ; encoded by the coding sequence ATGAAGCTTCGTCACTGGACGCAAGGGCTGCTCACGGCGGCGATGGCCGTTTCGCTCGTTGGGTGCGGCATGGCCTCGCCCCAGCAGGGTGGGGCTCTGAGCGGCGCGTCGAGCAACCGCGTGGTCGCCGAGTCCGTTCCCTCTGCCGCCGCGCTTGAGCGCCTGGCGGCGGCGTCCCCCGATCGCCTCATCGACAACGCCCCCCTGGAGCCCGGCGCCGAAGGCATCTGGCCCAAGCCTCCCGCCGAGGATCTTGGCAACCTGGGCAAGCTCGAGCCCAACCTGTGGCGCGGCGCCCGTCCCACCGAGAAGGGCATGGACATGCTGCTCGCGATGGGCTGCAAGACCATCGTCAACTTCGAGAACGACAAGAAGGTCGTCGCGCAGGAGAAGGCCTGGGCCGAGGCGCGCGGCATCAAGTTCGTCTCGATCCCCTTGAGCATCATCACCCCGCCCAAGCTCGAGAACATCAACAAGTTCCTGACCCTCGCCAACGATCCGTCGGCGCGTCCCCTCTACTTCCACTGCATGCAGGGCCGCGATCGCACCGGCACCGCCGCCTTCGCCTACCGCATCAGCCACGATGGCTGGAGCTACGACAAGGCCTACGAAGAGATGAAGGCCTACAAGTTCCACACCTACCTGCTCGGCCTGCGCGGCTTCCTCGTCTGGTACGCCAAGACCCAGGCCCCGGCGGCCGCCCTCGCACAGTAG
- a CDS encoding HAMP domain-containing histidine kinase, with amino-acid sequence MHLFSEALILVSFAVCLLEGLLFFHMARRYHRAYAWPYAWMCGAAGLFLGASFFARGEAPAWLATFWAASYWVLVATATEFNLRLTENRLTLRPYVGWIGLGILALSLLVIYPAPYALPAQLTWVGIAGASSVFQQGLYWRFWQRSRTLARTILLVSTTFIFLSYTCFALSVWWPALTLLSTVLLLVALILQPIGCFSLLFESVADELKEQNRQVAEERQRVSRLVEERTTELAEANAYLEATLADLRRLDRHKDEFFSVVSHELRTPVAAILGFGEFLEDRLAGDLSPGQEEFVAGILSATRQLARLVDDLLDVARIAGGTLRLEPRLTSLSDLLAQALAIATPLCDRKRQRLNVTIAADLPLIHGDPQRLIQVVLNLLSNASKFSPEGSDVSLRAEKEPGGVVISVSDQGIGIDPQEHAFVFDRFYQSDRSLTRRRGGVGLGLAIARELVAMHGGRITLESAFGQGATFRIHLPVAAATGPLRV; translated from the coding sequence ATGCACCTTTTCTCCGAGGCCCTGATCCTCGTCAGCTTTGCCGTCTGCTTGCTGGAGGGTCTGCTCTTCTTCCACATGGCCCGGCGGTACCACCGGGCCTACGCGTGGCCGTACGCGTGGATGTGCGGAGCGGCTGGCCTCTTCTTGGGGGCCTCCTTTTTCGCGCGGGGCGAGGCGCCCGCGTGGCTTGCCACCTTCTGGGCCGCCTCCTACTGGGTGCTGGTGGCGACGGCCACCGAGTTCAACCTGAGGTTGACGGAAAACCGCCTGACGCTGCGCCCCTACGTGGGCTGGATTGGTCTCGGGATTCTGGCCCTCTCGCTTTTGGTCATTTATCCGGCCCCTTACGCCCTGCCGGCACAGCTGACCTGGGTTGGGATCGCGGGCGCGAGCAGCGTCTTCCAGCAGGGGCTCTACTGGCGCTTCTGGCAGCGTTCCCGTACCCTGGCGCGGACCATCCTCCTGGTCTCGACGACGTTCATCTTCCTCTCCTACACTTGCTTTGCCCTCTCGGTATGGTGGCCGGCCTTGACGCTCTTGAGCACCGTCTTGCTGTTGGTTGCCCTGATTCTGCAGCCCATCGGCTGCTTTTCGCTGCTCTTCGAGAGTGTTGCCGATGAGCTGAAGGAGCAGAACCGGCAGGTGGCCGAGGAGCGTCAGCGCGTCAGCCGCCTGGTCGAGGAGCGAACCACCGAGCTGGCCGAGGCCAACGCTTACCTGGAAGCGACCCTCGCGGATCTGCGCCGCCTCGATCGCCACAAGGACGAGTTCTTCAGCGTGGTGAGCCACGAGCTGCGCACGCCGGTGGCGGCGATCCTGGGCTTCGGGGAGTTCCTGGAGGATCGGCTCGCCGGTGATTTGAGCCCCGGCCAAGAGGAGTTCGTGGCCGGGATTCTCTCGGCCACTCGTCAGCTCGCACGCTTGGTCGATGACCTCCTGGACGTGGCCCGCATCGCGGGGGGCACCCTGCGCCTGGAGCCGCGCCTGACGTCGCTGAGCGACCTCTTGGCCCAGGCGCTCGCGATCGCCACCCCCCTCTGCGACCGCAAGCGCCAGCGCCTGAACGTGACCATCGCCGCCGATCTGCCCCTCATCCACGGGGACCCGCAGCGCCTGATCCAGGTGGTGCTGAACCTGCTCTCCAACGCCTCCAAGTTTTCGCCCGAGGGGAGCGACGTGAGCCTGCGGGCCGAGAAGGAGCCCGGCGGCGTGGTCATCTCGGTGAGCGATCAAGGGATCGGGATCGATCCCCAGGAGCATGCCTTCGTCTTCGACCGCTTCTACCAGTCCGATCGCTCGCTGACCCGCCGCCGCGGCGGGGTGGGCCTGGGTCTGGCCATCGCCCGTGAGCTCGTCGCCATGCACGGGGGCCGGATCACCCTCGAGAGCGCCTTCGGCCAAGGGGCGACCTTCCGGATCCACCTGCCCGTCGCGGCGGCCACCGGCCCCCTGAGAGTTTGA
- a CDS encoding SRPBCC family protein, with protein sequence MRSRLLACLVPLCLALTLMRPAAALPEAGLDLSAREVKAVEQGEVVVRLRNTHESTLKDVLCVGLVKASADRVWNVLIDYDRYDKIFKGILKTDTRSKEGPVEDHYSLLDYPWPMTDRWVVNRITHAADKRSITWHRVEGTVKEVVGSWHLVPDGDETLVIYKVRLDPGIPLIPAWAIDWGTQRVAPDIIHALRRQLR encoded by the coding sequence ATGCGATCGCGACTTCTTGCCTGCCTGGTCCCGCTTTGCTTGGCCCTAACGCTCATGCGTCCTGCCGCCGCCCTTCCCGAGGCGGGGCTCGACCTCTCGGCCCGAGAGGTCAAGGCCGTCGAGCAGGGCGAGGTGGTCGTGCGCCTGCGCAACACCCACGAGTCGACCCTCAAGGACGTGCTGTGCGTCGGGCTGGTCAAGGCTTCGGCCGACCGCGTCTGGAACGTGCTGATCGACTACGATCGCTACGACAAGATCTTCAAGGGCATCCTCAAGACCGACACCCGCTCCAAGGAGGGGCCCGTCGAGGATCACTACTCGCTGCTCGATTACCCCTGGCCCATGACCGATCGCTGGGTGGTCAACCGCATCACCCACGCGGCGGATAAGCGCTCCATCACCTGGCACCGGGTCGAGGGCACGGTCAAGGAGGTCGTCGGCTCGTGGCACCTGGTGCCGGACGGGGACGAAACCCTGGTGATCTACAAGGTGCGTCTCGATCCCGGTATTCCCCTGATCCCCGCATGGGCCATCGACTGGGGCACGCAACGCGTCGCCCCGGACATCATCCACGCGCTGCGCCGCCAGCTCCGGTAA